The bacterium genome has a segment encoding these proteins:
- a CDS encoding sugar ABC transporter permease encodes MRARPAARLWSHVWVHALVWLFVLFSIYPILQVVNISLRPGDQLYTTDLRLIPRDATLGAYRAILFDKPFPTWLRNSLLVSVSTALIGVSLASLAGYAFSRSRFRGRGAALQGILVTQMFPATMLLLPLYMIMRKVQLVDTLVGVVIAYVATALPFCVWTMKGYYDTIPVDLEEAALIDGASRFQAFRRVTLPLSAPALVITGLFSFMTGWSEFIVARVMLPSAELHTLPLGLESLATTYQTEWANYAAGSVLVCIPVVVLFLVLSRYLISGLTLGGVKG; translated from the coding sequence ATGCGCGCGCGCCCGGCGGCCCGGCTCTGGAGCCACGTGTGGGTGCACGCGCTGGTCTGGCTGTTCGTGCTGTTCTCCATCTACCCGATCCTGCAGGTCGTCAACATCTCGCTGCGGCCCGGCGACCAGCTCTACACCACCGACCTGCGCCTGATCCCACGGGACGCCACGCTGGGCGCCTACCGCGCCATCCTGTTCGACAAGCCGTTCCCGACCTGGCTGCGCAACAGCCTGCTGGTGTCGGTGAGCACGGCGCTGATCGGCGTGTCGCTGGCCAGCCTCGCCGGCTACGCCTTCTCCCGCTCCCGCTTCCGCGGGCGCGGCGCCGCCCTGCAGGGGATCCTCGTGACCCAGATGTTCCCCGCGACGATGCTGCTGCTGCCCCTGTACATGATCATGCGCAAGGTCCAGCTGGTGGACACCCTGGTCGGGGTGGTGATCGCCTACGTGGCCACGGCGCTGCCGTTCTGCGTCTGGACCATGAAGGGCTACTACGACACGATCCCGGTCGACCTCGAGGAGGCGGCGCTGATCGACGGCGCCAGCCGCTTCCAGGCCTTCCGCCGCGTGACCCTGCCCCTGAGCGCGCCGGCGCTGGTCATCACCGGGCTGTTCTCCTTCATGACCGGCTGGAGCGAGTTCATCGTGGCGCGGGTCATGCTGCCGAGCGCCGAACTGCACACCCTGCCGCTGGGCCTCGAGTCGCTGGCCACCACCTACCAGACCGAGTGGGCCAACTACGCCGCCGGGTCGGTCCTGGTCTGCATCCCGGTGGTGGTGCTGTTCCTGGTGCTGAGCCGCTATTTGATCTCCGGTTTGACCCTGGGCGGCGTCAAAGGCTGA
- a CDS encoding sugar ABC transporter permease: protein MSARSAVADLESRGGRLALWFLAPTAAVLLLVVAYPFLYNVGMSFTNWNMFHFRDPAFNGLTNYAKLLREPEFLSVLLRTFLWTGVNLVFHVTLGVGAALLLNRRLPGRPLYRALLILPWAMPQYISALTWRGMFNLEYGSVNLLLGRLGLGPVAWLGGEWTAFAAATLTNIWLGFPFIMVVALGGLQSIPEELYEAARIDGAGAWRRFTAITLPMLKPVLTPAIVLGTIWTFNNLNVIWLVTKQGEPGDKSHILVTYVYKAAFTYYRYGYAAAFSVFIFLTLFGIVKIYQRAADREAF from the coding sequence GTGAGCGCCCGCAGCGCGGTCGCGGATCTCGAGTCCCGGGGCGGCCGCCTGGCCCTCTGGTTCCTGGCGCCCACCGCCGCGGTGCTGCTGCTGGTGGTGGCGTACCCCTTCCTCTACAACGTCGGGATGTCGTTCACGAACTGGAACATGTTCCACTTCCGCGACCCGGCGTTCAACGGGCTGACCAACTACGCGAAGCTGCTGCGCGAGCCGGAATTCCTGAGCGTGCTGCTGCGGACCTTCCTGTGGACGGGCGTCAACCTCGTCTTCCACGTGACCCTGGGCGTGGGCGCGGCCCTGCTGCTGAACCGCCGCCTGCCCGGCCGCCCGCTGTACCGCGCCCTGCTGATCCTGCCCTGGGCCATGCCGCAGTACATCTCGGCGCTGACCTGGCGCGGCATGTTCAACCTGGAGTACGGCTCGGTGAACCTGCTGCTGGGCCGGTTGGGGCTCGGGCCGGTGGCCTGGCTGGGCGGGGAGTGGACGGCCTTCGCCGCCGCCACGCTCACGAACATCTGGCTCGGCTTCCCGTTCATCATGGTCGTGGCCCTGGGCGGCCTGCAGAGCATCCCGGAGGAGCTCTACGAGGCGGCCCGCATCGACGGGGCCGGCGCCTGGCGCCGCTTCACGGCGATCACGCTGCCGATGCTCAAGCCGGTGCTGACGCCGGCGATCGTGCTGGGCACGATCTGGACCTTCAACAACCTCAACGTGATCTGGCTGGTGACCAAGCAGGGCGAACCGGGCGACAAGAGCCACATCCTGGTGACCTACGTCTACAAGGCCGCCTTCACCTACTACCGCTACGGCTACGCGGCGGCCTTCTCGGTCTTCATCTTCCTGACCCTGTTCGGGATCGTGAAGATCTACCAGCGCGCCGCGGACCGGGAGGCGTTCTGA
- a CDS encoding extracellular solute-binding protein has product MNRPRPHRTAPFVACLSLLAAAGGCGRVDRADQVVIWEQMDPRERTLLEKHIGEFRTAHPEYAAIRISRANYNTEDLRTQFQTAAMAMGGPNLVYGPSDQVGPFVIMDLILPLDELLPPEVLARFDPSGLPTLEGHVWGLPDQVGNHLTLVANRAHVDAIPADADAWVEQLRRLTVDRDGDGKPEVYGVVFDRIEPFFLVPWLGGFGGWVMDAQANPTLDSQGMIDALAFLKSLVDAGVMPRECDYQLADTLFKEGRAAYIVNGPWSWDGYRQAGVDIELGLLPRIPATGLWPTPMTAAKCYSVNRYTHAKSLPATLALLRWLTSPEVQKDLARELAVLPGDIEVRADPELVADPLLAASRRQVDHGRIMPIVSEMRAIWDAMRPAYQACLSGEATPAEAAARMQERAVRLIAEMRE; this is encoded by the coding sequence ATGAACCGCCCGCGCCCCCACCGCACCGCGCCGTTCGTCGCCTGCCTGTCGCTGCTGGCGGCCGCCGGCGGCTGTGGAAGAGTCGACCGCGCCGACCAGGTCGTGATCTGGGAGCAGATGGACCCCCGCGAGCGCACCCTGCTCGAGAAGCACATCGGCGAGTTCCGGACCGCCCACCCCGAATACGCCGCCATCCGCATCTCCCGCGCCAACTACAACACCGAGGACCTGCGCACCCAGTTCCAGACCGCGGCCATGGCCATGGGCGGCCCCAACCTGGTCTACGGCCCCTCGGACCAGGTCGGCCCCTTCGTGATCATGGACCTGATCCTGCCGCTGGACGAACTGCTGCCGCCCGAGGTGCTGGCGCGCTTCGACCCCTCCGGCCTGCCGACGCTCGAGGGGCACGTCTGGGGCCTGCCCGACCAGGTGGGCAACCACCTGACCCTGGTGGCCAACCGCGCGCACGTCGACGCGATCCCCGCCGACGCCGACGCCTGGGTCGAGCAGCTGCGCCGCCTGACCGTCGACCGCGACGGCGACGGCAAGCCCGAGGTCTACGGCGTGGTCTTCGACCGCATCGAGCCCTTCTTCCTGGTGCCGTGGCTGGGCGGCTTCGGCGGCTGGGTCATGGACGCGCAGGCGAACCCGACCCTCGATTCGCAGGGCATGATCGACGCCCTGGCCTTCCTCAAGAGCCTCGTGGACGCCGGCGTGATGCCGCGCGAGTGCGACTACCAGCTGGCCGACACGCTGTTCAAGGAGGGGCGGGCCGCCTACATCGTCAACGGTCCCTGGTCGTGGGACGGCTACCGGCAGGCCGGCGTGGACATCGAACTGGGCCTGCTGCCGCGCATCCCCGCCACCGGGCTGTGGCCCACGCCGATGACCGCGGCCAAGTGCTACTCGGTGAACCGCTACACGCACGCCAAGAGCCTGCCGGCCACCCTGGCCCTGTTGCGCTGGCTGACCTCGCCCGAGGTGCAGAAGGACCTGGCGCGCGAGCTGGCGGTGCTGCCGGGCGACATCGAGGTGCGCGCCGACCCGGAACTGGTGGCCGACCCGCTGCTGGCCGCCTCGCGCCGCCAGGTCGACCACGGGCGCATCATGCCCATCGTCAGCGAGATGCGGGCCATCTGGGACGCCATGCGCCCCGCCTACCAGGCCTGCCTCAGCGGCGAGGCGACGCCCGCGGAGGCCGCCGCCCGCATGCAGGAGCGGGCCGTGCGCCTGATCGCGGAGATGCGGGAGTGA